In the genome of Treponema pedis, one region contains:
- a CDS encoding ParB/RepB/Spo0J family partition protein, which translates to MSKKPALGKGLDALLSDNSPELSEEPAVTAEGTIINLNPSLLKPNPYQPRKTFDEETIEELASSIKEHGIIQPIVAEQTENGSYFIISGERRTRAATSLGLKTVPVILRSFADNKKLEVALIENIQREDLNALEEALAYQEIMNISNINHEELARRVGKSRSAITNSLRILKLPEEMQEAVRLNKISAGHARSLLSVVNPADQQVLFGRIIESNLSVRETEAMAANFNSGVGRIAKKDKKEKTSSGEDNFELRDIEQQFINSLGTKVQIKGTLKKGTVEISYFSKDDLDSLYQKLKNG; encoded by the coding sequence ATGTCTAAAAAACCGGCTTTAGGCAAGGGCCTTGACGCTCTTTTATCGGATAATAGCCCCGAACTCTCTGAAGAACCAGCAGTAACCGCGGAAGGAACAATAATAAACTTAAATCCGAGCTTACTTAAACCGAATCCGTACCAGCCCCGAAAAACTTTCGATGAAGAAACGATTGAAGAGCTTGCTTCTTCTATAAAAGAACACGGAATTATTCAGCCCATAGTAGCCGAACAAACGGAAAACGGAAGCTATTTTATAATTTCAGGCGAACGGAGAACACGGGCTGCAACAAGTTTAGGTTTAAAAACAGTGCCTGTTATTTTGCGCTCATTTGCAGATAATAAAAAGCTTGAAGTCGCCTTAATCGAAAATATTCAGCGTGAAGATTTAAATGCTTTGGAAGAGGCTCTTGCATATCAGGAAATTATGAATATTTCGAATATTAACCACGAAGAACTTGCAAGACGTGTAGGTAAAAGCCGTTCGGCAATTACCAACAGTTTAAGAATTTTAAAATTGCCTGAAGAAATGCAGGAAGCGGTGCGGTTAAATAAAATTTCGGCGGGACATGCCCGCTCTCTTTTGTCCGTAGTAAATCCGGCGGACCAACAGGTTTTATTCGGCAGAATTATAGAATCGAATTTGTCCGTGCGGGAAACCGAAGCTATGGCGGCAAATTTTAATTCGGGCGTAGGCAGAATTGCAAAAAAAGACAAAAAAGAAAAAACTTCAAGCGGCGAAGATAATTTTGAATTGCGAGATATAGAACAGCAGTTTATAAATTCGCTCGGAACAAAGGTTCAAATAAAAGGTACTTTAAAAAAAGGAACCGTAGAGATTTCTTATTTTTCAAAAGATGATTTGGATTCTCTTTATCAAAAATTGAAAAACGGTTAA
- a CDS encoding DHH family phosphoesterase — protein MEKYFEKLCSILEKDMPVSVQTHDFPDHDAIGAAYSLAVLLELYGYKTEIAYGGLIQSLPLTEFVKFLNRRLISLDEIEDLKKYQVIIVDGSPFKGTVKTVGGILKGVIDHHPPRAKSTAAFTDIRPEMGACCSIIWSYWKEAGKEYDGITAAALMTGIQLDTNFLSRHVSREDMDAYYELYFKVDVQATQQMIKTTINVNELEEIGRAFTSYIRIGNFLLVELEKDYSRALLSVVADFLLWLKDIAFVIVIETCGEEFKLSARSRDKALDAGYIIQSAVKGIGSGGGHAHMAGGVIKAKKYPGKKAFLGLILEKANSIGKKESLWKKLMQKF, from the coding sequence ATGGAAAAATACTTTGAAAAACTTTGCAGCATACTTGAAAAAGATATGCCCGTATCGGTTCAAACTCACGACTTCCCCGACCATGACGCAATAGGGGCGGCATACTCTCTTGCGGTATTGTTGGAGCTTTACGGATATAAAACCGAAATTGCTTACGGCGGGCTGATTCAAAGTTTGCCTTTAACGGAATTTGTAAAATTTTTAAACCGGCGGTTAATATCCTTAGACGAAATCGAAGACTTAAAAAAATATCAAGTTATCATAGTAGACGGCTCGCCTTTTAAAGGAACGGTAAAAACCGTCGGAGGAATTTTAAAAGGCGTAATAGACCATCATCCTCCGCGTGCAAAATCGACGGCTGCCTTTACCGATATACGGCCTGAAATGGGGGCCTGTTGCTCTATTATTTGGTCTTATTGGAAGGAAGCCGGAAAAGAATATGACGGAATAACTGCCGCAGCCTTAATGACGGGCATTCAGCTTGATACGAATTTTTTATCAAGACATGTAAGCCGAGAGGATATGGACGCTTATTACGAACTTTATTTTAAAGTCGACGTTCAAGCGACACAACAAATGATTAAAACTACAATTAATGTAAACGAGCTTGAAGAAATAGGAAGGGCTTTTACAAGTTATATACGTATCGGTAATTTTCTTCTTGTAGAATTGGAAAAAGATTATTCCAGAGCGTTACTTTCCGTTGTTGCGGATTTTTTATTATGGCTAAAAGACATCGCTTTTGTAATTGTAATAGAAACCTGCGGCGAAGAATTTAAACTTTCCGCACGCAGTCGCGACAAGGCTTTGGACGCAGGCTATATAATTCAAAGTGCCGTAAAAGGAATAGGCTCCGGAGGAGGCCATGCTCACATGGCAGGCGGAGTTATAAAAGCAAAAAAATACCCGGGTAAAAAAGCTTTTTTAGGTTTAATTCTTGAAAAGGCTAATTCAATAGGAAAAAAGGAATCATTGTGGAAGAAGTTAATGCAAAAATTTTAA
- a CDS encoding ParA family protein, with protein sequence MGKTFVFVNQKGGVGKTTSVINLGAYIALAGKKTLLIDFDPQGNMSSGVGVQKKRPTIYDALAQKSEFKKTVYQTAVPNLFAVPASIDLSGATVELVDEQNREFYLKNLLAEVKSEYDYILIDCPPSLGILTLNGLAAADEVYIPLQCEYFALEGLTLLLQTVQRVQKSINPNLQIGGIFFTMYDSRTNLAQEVVQQVSSYFKDKVFATIIPRNVRLSEAPSHGLPICSYDAKCVGARSYEKLAKEVMLHV encoded by the coding sequence ATGGGAAAAACTTTTGTTTTTGTAAACCAAAAAGGCGGGGTAGGTAAAACTACCTCCGTTATCAATTTGGGAGCGTATATCGCATTGGCAGGAAAAAAAACTCTTTTAATTGATTTCGACCCGCAAGGGAATATGTCATCGGGTGTGGGCGTACAAAAAAAACGTCCCACTATTTATGACGCTCTTGCTCAAAAAAGCGAATTTAAAAAAACCGTTTATCAAACCGCCGTACCTAACCTTTTTGCGGTTCCCGCTTCGATAGATTTATCGGGAGCAACCGTTGAGCTTGTCGATGAGCAAAACAGGGAGTTTTATTTAAAAAATCTCCTTGCGGAAGTAAAAAGCGAGTATGATTATATTTTAATAGATTGTCCGCCGTCCTTAGGGATTTTAACGCTTAACGGACTTGCAGCCGCAGATGAAGTATATATTCCGCTTCAATGCGAATACTTCGCTCTTGAAGGGTTAACCCTTTTACTTCAAACAGTACAACGCGTTCAAAAAAGCATAAATCCGAATTTACAAATAGGCGGTATTTTTTTTACTATGTACGATTCAAGAACAAACTTGGCGCAGGAAGTAGTTCAACAAGTTTCAAGCTATTTTAAAGATAAGGTCTTTGCCACAATTATACCGCGGAATGTAAGACTTTCCGAAGCGCCTTCCCACGGACTGCCTATTTGCAGTTACGATGCAAAATGCGTCGGTGCAAGAAGCTACGAAAAATTGGCAAAAGAGGTTATGCTCCATGTCTAA
- a CDS encoding ABC transporter ATP-binding protein — translation MKKYIKKYLPETVFVWFLGCISSGFSIIGKYYAKDVLDSVAALNLNLFFRAIAVVCCIYAVGYLVNYMHETIRTKTVQKTLLGIRCGLAQKISSSTYTGFHKKHTGEYSSWFEADMGLVEQNGLVPVFQIVISVSAFIISFVSLISIHWIIAVLAVIEGVILLFLPKLFEKGIAAGTEKVMQTIGVFTIRLQDLLLGFDTLFSFNKRKLIPEEIHTVGTERAKDMVKLVKKHIVSAIIIAAVGMLFYLSIIGVTGYLAIKGLVTIGTILATAQIADTLSKSLSEFSGYIIKIKSVKPVFEKFESLEQESVKQLSAPSFKKDFYIQNLNFSYDNEGKKILSNLNMNFELGKKYGIIGESGSEKTTMFKLLTGMLNEYTGGIYYDGTELLNLDKKILRENVAYIDQNVYIFNRTIRENICLGSNFSNEELEKAIKDAALEFVIKECENGLDTIVEQNGQNFSGGQRQRIALARALIHGRKILLIDEGTSALDEKNASEIEEKLLNNKDLTVIMVSHHFSEAAKSKLDAIYKI, via the coding sequence ATGAAAAAATACATTAAAAAATACTTACCTGAAACCGTTTTCGTATGGTTTTTAGGCTGTATTTCTTCAGGCTTCAGTATTATCGGCAAATACTATGCAAAAGATGTCCTTGATTCCGTTGCTGCTCTTAACTTAAATCTTTTTTTTAGGGCGATTGCCGTTGTATGCTGTATTTATGCTGTAGGGTATCTCGTAAACTATATGCATGAAACAATTAGAACAAAAACCGTGCAAAAAACCTTATTGGGTATACGCTGCGGTCTTGCACAAAAAATATCATCGTCAACATATACCGGATTTCACAAAAAACATACGGGAGAATATTCTTCATGGTTTGAAGCGGATATGGGGTTAGTTGAACAAAACGGTTTAGTCCCCGTTTTTCAAATTGTAATTTCCGTTTCAGCTTTTATTATTTCCTTCGTATCTCTTATCAGTATTCATTGGATTATTGCAGTTCTGGCGGTAATCGAAGGCGTTATTTTATTATTTTTACCTAAACTGTTTGAAAAAGGAATTGCCGCAGGTACTGAAAAAGTAATGCAGACTATCGGTGTTTTTACGATACGCTTACAGGATTTACTTTTGGGTTTTGATACCCTTTTTTCGTTTAATAAGCGCAAGTTAATTCCCGAAGAAATTCATACCGTAGGTACCGAAAGAGCAAAGGATATGGTTAAACTGGTAAAAAAACATATTGTTTCCGCTATAATTATTGCCGCTGTAGGAATGCTGTTTTATCTTTCGATAATAGGAGTTACCGGTTATCTTGCAATTAAAGGATTGGTTACAATCGGTACGATATTGGCAACGGCTCAAATTGCCGATACCTTGTCCAAATCCCTTTCCGAATTTTCAGGATATATTATAAAAATTAAATCCGTAAAACCTGTGTTTGAAAAATTTGAAAGTTTAGAACAGGAAAGTGTAAAACAATTATCGGCGCCTTCTTTTAAAAAAGATTTTTATATTCAAAATTTAAATTTCTCCTATGATAACGAAGGTAAAAAAATTCTTTCAAATCTAAATATGAATTTTGAATTGGGCAAAAAATACGGAATTATAGGAGAATCGGGAAGCGAAAAAACCACAATGTTTAAATTGCTTACCGGAATGTTAAATGAATACACAGGCGGAATTTATTATGACGGCACCGAGCTTTTAAATCTTGATAAAAAAATCTTGCGTGAAAACGTTGCATATATAGACCAAAACGTTTATATCTTTAACCGTACTATCCGTGAAAATATTTGTTTGGGAAGTAATTTTTCAAATGAAGAATTGGAAAAGGCAATAAAAGATGCCGCTCTTGAATTCGTTATAAAAGAATGCGAAAACGGACTTGATACGATAGTCGAACAAAACGGACAAAATTTTTCAGGAGGACAAAGACAGCGTATTGCACTTGCACGGGCTCTAATTCACGGCAGAAAAATTCTTTTAATTGACGAAGGAACCTCCGCTCTTGATGAAAAAAACGCCTCCGAAATAGAAGAAAAACTTTTAAATAATAAAGACCTTACGGTTATAATGGTAAGTCATCATTTTTCGGAAGCGGCAAAATCAAAGTTAGATGCAATTTATAAAATATAA
- a CDS encoding TraB/GumN family protein, producing the protein MEEVNAKILKRIQTKEREIILLGTAHVSKESIKEVETVIREEMPDCVCVELDETRYKALVSEKSWQEIDISKILKEGKGFLLLANLVLASFQKKLGSDLGVKPGYEMKAAIEVSQELEIKTEMVDRPIHTTLKRAWAKSRGMGRSKLLAALLSAGFSNEKLDEAEIEKLKTQSAMDNMMEEMAEYLPKVKEVLIDERDRYLASKIWESKGKKIIAVLGAGHLPGTERFIKELEEGTKTTDVSDIEVIPPKSAISKIAAWIFPITIISLIALGFYKGGGAKTGQMLTSFIFWNGGLAAIGALIALGHPLSILVSFLGAPVTTVNPFLGIGMLSGLVQAWAKKPQVRDMENLTSDTSTVKGWYKNRITKVLLVLILSSLGSAIGTFITVPALIANLSF; encoded by the coding sequence GTGGAAGAAGTTAATGCAAAAATTTTAAAGCGAATTCAAACAAAAGAAAGAGAAATTATACTTTTAGGCACAGCCCATGTTTCAAAGGAAAGTATAAAAGAAGTTGAAACTGTAATTCGGGAAGAAATGCCCGATTGCGTATGTGTAGAGCTGGACGAAACACGTTACAAAGCTCTCGTTTCGGAAAAGAGTTGGCAGGAAATAGATATTTCCAAAATACTTAAAGAAGGAAAGGGCTTTCTTCTTCTTGCCAATCTTGTTTTAGCATCGTTTCAAAAAAAATTGGGCTCGGATTTGGGGGTAAAACCCGGATATGAAATGAAAGCCGCAATTGAAGTTTCGCAAGAACTCGAAATAAAAACCGAAATGGTAGACCGTCCCATTCATACGACCTTAAAAAGAGCTTGGGCAAAAAGCCGCGGAATGGGAAGGTCAAAACTTTTGGCGGCACTTTTAAGTGCAGGCTTTTCAAACGAAAAGCTGGACGAAGCCGAAATAGAAAAATTAAAAACCCAAAGTGCAATGGATAATATGATGGAAGAAATGGCGGAGTATCTTCCGAAGGTAAAAGAAGTTTTAATTGATGAGCGCGACCGTTATCTGGCTTCAAAAATTTGGGAAAGTAAAGGAAAAAAAATTATTGCGGTATTAGGAGCCGGCCATCTTCCCGGAACGGAACGTTTTATAAAAGAGCTGGAAGAGGGAACAAAAACAACCGATGTTTCCGATATTGAAGTTATTCCGCCTAAATCGGCAATAAGTAAAATAGCGGCTTGGATATTCCCCATCACAATTATCTCCTTAATTGCTTTAGGGTTTTACAAGGGCGGCGGAGCAAAGACGGGGCAAATGCTTACCTCATTTATTTTTTGGAACGGCGGTCTTGCCGCAATCGGAGCGCTTATCGCTTTGGGGCACCCGCTTTCTATTTTAGTATCGTTTTTGGGCGCTCCCGTTACAACCGTAAACCCCTTTTTGGGTATAGGAATGCTTTCGGGGCTTGTTCAGGCATGGGCAAAAAAACCTCAAGTCCGGGATATGGAAAATCTGACCTCCGATACTTCAACCGTAAAAGGCTGGTATAAAAACAGAATTACAAAGGTTTTACTGGTGCTGATTCTTTCATCGCTGGGAAGCGCCATAGGCACTTTTATTACGGTCCCGGCGCTGATTGCAAATTTATCTTTTTAA
- a CDS encoding methyl-accepting chemotaxis protein, whose product MTKRFSIRNKLVIVFGILILIAGVILGLLSVNLAKKAVTERVQAHLLAKSSSTAEIIDGRITAMFQFLEGVARAPILRNTDSSYREKTAYLKKEAAFNDKIRNLNLCDLNGNRYAENEQTVFIGDRDWYLSAKAGKNFLSEPLVSRFSGEFIMSFAVPIYDDNHKVIYVLLATVNAQWLSEQIDDIVVGQTGYCYIIGLSGTMIAHKDFDLVKKQENFIEAAKQNSSFTTLANFLDRAMTSEQDYGYYTHNGEDRIASFAKVKTTDWIVIITAPVEEFMGTIQTLRKSMYIIGISILLGALVIVFITAHTIVKPINTVVNALKDIAQGEGDLTVRLPMHGNDEITDLAQYFNKTIEKIGTLIKSVSNNSNTMQSIGEALASNMTETASSINQISANIDGVKHQTMTQAASVTETAATIEEIIRTIKQLNNSIETQAASVAQSSSSVEQMVANIASITQTLEKSDGIIKSLAGATADGKDTLSSSNNITQKITEESGSLMEASSVIQHIASQTNLLAMNAAIEAAHAGDAGKGFAVVADEIRKLAEESSAQGKTITSTLKNLSNEIETLSEASKTVEEKFNAIFSLAESVKEMSNRIMEAMHEQSNGSKEVLSAIRNINEVTIEVKAGSEEMLKGGEGVAEEMNKLDGLTRTITDSMNEMASGAIQINNAVQEVNDITQKNKMSIESLVREVNKFKV is encoded by the coding sequence ATGACAAAACGATTTTCTATTCGGAATAAACTTGTTATAGTGTTCGGAATTTTAATTTTAATTGCAGGTGTTATTCTCGGCCTTCTGTCAGTTAACTTAGCAAAAAAGGCGGTAACGGAACGGGTTCAGGCACACTTGCTTGCCAAATCTTCAAGCACGGCGGAAATAATAGACGGAAGAATAACCGCGATGTTTCAATTTTTGGAAGGTGTTGCAAGGGCACCCATACTTAGAAACACCGACAGTTCTTACCGCGAAAAAACCGCTTATTTAAAAAAAGAAGCCGCTTTTAATGATAAAATAAGAAATTTGAATCTATGCGATTTAAACGGAAATCGTTATGCCGAAAACGAACAAACCGTTTTCATTGGCGACAGAGATTGGTATCTGTCCGCCAAAGCCGGAAAGAATTTTTTAAGCGAGCCGCTGGTTTCCCGCTTCAGCGGAGAATTTATTATGTCTTTTGCCGTACCTATTTACGATGATAATCACAAAGTAATATATGTATTGCTTGCAACGGTCAATGCCCAATGGCTTTCGGAACAAATTGACGATATTGTTGTAGGGCAAACAGGTTACTGCTATATTATAGGTTTGAGCGGAACAATGATTGCTCACAAAGATTTCGATTTGGTAAAAAAACAAGAAAACTTTATTGAAGCTGCAAAACAAAATTCTTCTTTTACAACTCTTGCAAATTTTTTAGACCGTGCTATGACCTCGGAACAGGATTACGGTTATTATACACATAACGGCGAAGACAGAATAGCTTCTTTTGCAAAAGTAAAAACCACGGACTGGATTGTAATTATAACAGCCCCCGTAGAAGAATTTATGGGGACAATTCAAACATTAAGAAAATCAATGTATATAATAGGAATCTCTATTTTACTTGGAGCCCTTGTTATTGTTTTCATTACGGCGCACACAATAGTAAAACCTATAAACACCGTAGTAAACGCATTAAAAGATATAGCCCAAGGTGAAGGAGATTTAACGGTACGTCTTCCTATGCACGGTAATGATGAAATTACCGACCTCGCCCAATACTTTAACAAAACCATCGAAAAAATAGGAACGCTAATTAAGTCGGTAAGTAATAATTCCAATACTATGCAAAGCATAGGCGAAGCTCTTGCAAGCAATATGACTGAAACCGCAAGCTCAATAAACCAAATAAGTGCAAACATTGACGGTGTAAAACACCAAACTATGACGCAAGCCGCAAGCGTTACCGAAACGGCAGCTACCATCGAAGAAATTATACGTACTATAAAACAACTGAATAACAGTATTGAAACTCAGGCAGCTTCGGTTGCTCAGTCCTCCTCCTCCGTTGAACAAATGGTAGCCAATATCGCTTCAATTACTCAAACTTTAGAAAAAAGCGACGGTATTATTAAGTCCTTGGCAGGAGCTACGGCGGACGGTAAAGACACTCTCTCATCTTCCAATAATATAACACAAAAGATTACGGAAGAATCCGGTTCTCTTATGGAAGCAAGTTCCGTTATTCAGCACATAGCAAGCCAAACAAATCTTTTAGCTATGAATGCGGCTATTGAAGCCGCCCACGCAGGCGATGCGGGAAAGGGCTTTGCCGTTGTAGCGGACGAAATCAGAAAACTGGCGGAAGAATCTTCCGCACAGGGTAAAACCATTACATCGACATTAAAAAATCTTTCAAATGAAATTGAAACCCTTTCTGAGGCTTCAAAAACCGTAGAAGAAAAGTTTAATGCAATCTTTTCGTTAGCGGAAAGCGTCAAGGAAATGAGCAATCGTATTATGGAGGCTATGCATGAACAGTCAAACGGAAGCAAGGAAGTATTAAGCGCAATACGCAACATAAATGAGGTTACAATAGAAGTAAAAGCCGGTTCCGAAGAAATGCTTAAAGGCGGTGAAGGCGTTGCGGAAGAGATGAATAAACTTGACGGCTTAACCCGTACTATAACCGACAGTATGAACGAGATGGCTTCAGGAGCTATTCAGATAAATAATGCGGTACAGGAAGTAAACGATATTACTCAAAAAAATAAGATGAGTATCGAATCCTTAGTACGAGAGGTAAATAAATTTAAGGTTTAA
- a CDS encoding DMT family transporter, giving the protein MSNKLKSYLFAFAAIVFFASSFPFSRFALGHFGAEVLGFLRCSIASIVLLIIGKFNNLRRPFTAKHIPLFFLSGALGFGLYLIVFNTGLKSITAATSSIIIATTPIMTAAIASFFYGEKISKIGYVSILTAFCGVLIIILWKGILSINIGILWTLSAAVCFCGYNILSRKLAKMGYTSIEIVTYSMICAAIILLPFSSGGYKQILTADIKYIGSLIYLGIFTSALGYFLFNKGIAIAEKTSDVTNFIFVNPLIASILSYLALGETLNAGTIIGGTLIIVSIIVFALKGEK; this is encoded by the coding sequence ATGTCCAACAAATTAAAGTCTTACTTGTTCGCTTTTGCGGCAATCGTTTTTTTTGCTTCATCTTTTCCTTTTTCAAGATTTGCTTTAGGGCATTTCGGAGCCGAAGTTTTAGGGTTTCTCAGGTGTTCTATTGCAAGTATTGTTCTTTTAATTATAGGTAAATTTAATAATTTGAGGCGACCGTTTACGGCTAAACATATTCCGTTATTTTTTTTATCGGGAGCCCTCGGTTTCGGGTTATATCTTATAGTGTTTAACACAGGTTTAAAAAGCATTACCGCCGCAACATCGAGTATCATAATAGCCACAACCCCTATTATGACGGCTGCAATAGCTTCTTTTTTTTACGGAGAAAAAATAAGTAAAATAGGCTATGTTTCAATTTTAACCGCTTTTTGCGGTGTTTTAATTATTATACTTTGGAAAGGCATTTTGTCTATAAACATAGGTATTTTATGGACCTTATCGGCTGCGGTTTGTTTTTGCGGATATAATATTTTAAGCAGAAAGCTTGCAAAGATGGGATATACTTCAATAGAAATCGTAACCTACAGTATGATATGCGCCGCAATTATTTTATTGCCGTTTTCTTCAGGCGGATATAAACAAATTCTTACTGCCGACATAAAATACATCGGAAGTCTTATATACTTAGGAATTTTTACCAGCGCATTGGGATACTTTTTATTTAATAAAGGAATTGCAATTGCCGAAAAAACCAGCGACGTTACTAATTTCATTTTCGTTAATCCGCTTATTGCAAGTATTTTAAGCTATCTTGCCTTGGGCGAAACCTTAAATGCCGGCACAATAATAGGCGGAACATTAATTATCGTAAGTATTATCGTCTTTGCACTAAAAGGAGAAAAATAA
- a CDS encoding ABC transporter ATP-binding protein, with translation MEEFDTIETGNEKFKTGVWKKVLKEFGFFKILLLAGLSMGGLTGMLEIVEPKFTAYIIDTVVKEKNLTTFVPAIIFTVIFLAVYGICVFFFVKFAGDLEIKMCNRLRIKCFNKLQSLSLSFFDKNAVGWLMARMSSDINKLSGIVSWGLTDILFGGCLMLSVIVAMFSDNIKLALIAMITLPLIIVLSVYLRNKILIAQRRVRKINSQLTAAYNEDIQGAKTTKTLVREQLNAKEFEAKTEEMKTSSIRGILISSVLMPSVQLIGSLGIGLMVIYGGSSVISAAITLGMLVAFFSYVTQFNGPLAEAADLFAEFISAQAAAERIFGLLEEKSDIIEKSEVVKKYGTALNPTKEKRPPVTGSVRFENVFFWYKEGEPVLTDFNLSVTAGETVALVGATGAGKSTIVNLFCRFYEPKKGRILVDGIDYTDMSENWIHENLGYVLQSPHLFSGTIAENIRYGKLDATDEEIIEAAKLVDAHDFIMSMEKGYDTPVGEGGSLLSTGQKQLISFARTIVRNPRLFVLDEATSSIDTETEQKIQNAISKVLSGRTSFVVAHRLSTIRNADKIIVVENGKMLEAGSHIELIKQKGYYYKLYSNQFIAEQQAAQLR, from the coding sequence ATGGAAGAATTTGATACGATAGAAACCGGAAACGAAAAATTTAAAACCGGAGTTTGGAAAAAAGTTTTAAAAGAATTCGGCTTTTTTAAAATTTTACTTTTAGCAGGTTTGTCTATGGGCGGTTTAACCGGTATGCTGGAAATTGTCGAACCTAAATTTACCGCATACATAATAGACACCGTTGTAAAAGAAAAGAATTTAACAACCTTTGTTCCTGCAATTATTTTTACGGTAATATTTTTAGCAGTTTACGGAATATGTGTTTTTTTCTTTGTAAAGTTTGCAGGCGATTTGGAAATAAAAATGTGCAATCGTCTTAGAATAAAATGCTTTAATAAATTACAATCTCTTTCGCTTTCATTTTTCGATAAAAATGCCGTCGGCTGGTTAATGGCGCGTATGTCTTCCGATATAAACAAACTTTCGGGAATTGTATCTTGGGGATTAACCGACATTTTATTCGGCGGCTGTTTAATGCTTTCGGTTATTGTTGCAATGTTTTCGGATAATATAAAACTTGCGCTTATCGCAATGATAACCTTACCTTTAATTATTGTATTAAGCGTTTATTTAAGAAATAAAATTTTAATCGCACAAAGACGAGTGCGAAAGATAAATTCGCAATTAACCGCCGCATACAACGAAGATATTCAGGGAGCAAAAACTACAAAAACACTTGTTCGCGAACAATTAAATGCAAAAGAATTTGAAGCAAAAACCGAAGAAATGAAAACAAGTTCAATCCGCGGTATTTTAATTTCTTCAGTGCTTATGCCTTCCGTCCAGTTAATAGGCTCCTTGGGAATAGGTTTAATGGTAATATACGGAGGAAGTTCCGTAATTTCAGCTGCAATTACGCTGGGAATGCTTGTAGCGTTTTTTTCTTATGTTACTCAATTTAACGGGCCTCTTGCCGAAGCTGCCGATTTGTTTGCGGAATTTATTTCCGCGCAAGCCGCTGCGGAAAGAATATTCGGGCTTCTTGAAGAAAAATCCGACATCATAGAAAAAAGCGAAGTTGTAAAAAAATACGGTACGGCTTTAAATCCTACAAAAGAAAAGCGTCCTCCCGTTACTGGTTCGGTGCGGTTTGAAAATGTTTTCTTTTGGTACAAAGAAGGAGAGCCGGTTTTAACGGATTTTAATTTATCGGTAACTGCGGGTGAAACCGTTGCCTTAGTCGGTGCAACCGGTGCGGGAAAATCGACGATTGTAAATTTATTTTGCAGATTTTATGAGCCCAAAAAGGGTCGTATTTTGGTAGACGGAATCGATTACACCGATATGAGCGAAAACTGGATTCATGAAAACTTAGGTTATGTTTTACAATCTCCGCATTTATTTTCAGGCACTATAGCGGAAAATATCCGTTACGGGAAATTGGATGCAACCGATGAAGAAATTATAGAAGCTGCAAAACTGGTGGACGCTCATGATTTTATTATGTCAATGGAAAAAGGTTACGATACGCCTGTAGGAGAAGGCGGAAGTTTACTTTCTACAGGACAAAAGCAGCTTATTTCTTTTGCAAGAACTATTGTACGGAATCCGCGGCTTTTTGTTTTAGATGAAGCGACTTCTTCAATCGATACCGAAACGGAGCAAAAAATTCAAAATGCAATTTCCAAGGTTTTATCCGGAAGAACTTCTTTTGTTGTTGCACACAGGCTTTCCACTATCCGCAATGCCGATAAAATTATTGTCGTTGAAAACGGCAAGATGCTTGAAGCGGGCAGCCATATCGAGTTGATAAAACAAAAGGGATATTATTATAAACTTTACTCAAATCAATTTATTGCGGAACAACAAGCGGCTCAATTGAGATAA
- the cobO gene encoding cob(I)yrinic acid a,c-diamide adenosyltransferase has translation MANRQPDIICEVDMKKGYVQVYTGDGKGKTTAAFGLALRAVCAGYKVYIGQFLKGMSYSELKAPEYLPNLVIEQYGEAHFVHNDPSEKDIARANEGLDKIEKIIMSGEYDVVIMEEVNVALLYGLFDIERILNIIKNKPDTVELILTGRYANKKIIEAADLVTEMKMIKHYFNDGVQARRGIES, from the coding sequence ATTGCAAATCGGCAACCTGATATTATTTGTGAGGTAGATATGAAAAAAGGTTATGTTCAAGTTTATACCGGCGACGGTAAGGGAAAAACCACTGCGGCATTCGGATTGGCTTTGCGGGCTGTGTGTGCCGGCTACAAAGTTTATATCGGGCAATTTTTAAAGGGAATGAGCTATAGCGAACTGAAAGCCCCCGAGTATTTGCCCAATCTTGTGATTGAGCAATACGGAGAAGCTCATTTTGTACACAATGACCCAAGCGAAAAAGATATTGCCCGTGCAAATGAAGGCTTGGACAAAATAGAAAAAATTATAATGTCCGGCGAGTACGATGTAGTAATTATGGAAGAAGTGAATGTTGCTTTGCTTTACGGGCTTTTTGATATCGAACGCATTTTAAACATCATAAAAAATAAGCCTGATACCGTAGAGCTTATTTTAACCGGACGTTATGCAAATAAAAAGATTATAGAAGCTGCGGACCTTGTAACCGAAATGAAAATGATTAAGCATTACTTTAATGACGGGGTACAGGCACGCCGCGGAATTGAATCTTAA